In Triticum aestivum cultivar Chinese Spring chromosome 5B, IWGSC CS RefSeq v2.1, whole genome shotgun sequence, the following proteins share a genomic window:
- the LOC123116659 gene encoding protein FAR1-RELATED SEQUENCE 5-like: protein MDEETSFTADDNGTNDVGRTDNDPSNEEDDSSDNDSWSSYDILPSEDFSNNEHGADSENEDVDVGNEQNNFEESWADNLSQEGSDGPDGGDDEAEMDIEEAQYQQRVLETHWKVMAMTFRSQGDAYIFYNRHAKEHGFSIRREKVKRGKGASGIIRFRRFVCSRAGRRQRKFITMEGRTRRLRPETRCECGAQMVLKLDRARGVWFVASFVDDHNHAMARPDEVPFLWSHRRMEMARGQRYWLCKGLESGSI from the exons ATGGACGAAGAAACCTCATTTACGGCCGATGATAATGGTACAAATGATGTCGGTCGGACCGATAACGATCCTAGTAATGAAGAAGATGACAGCAGCGATAACGATTCATGGTCATCATATGATATCTTACCTTCAGAGGATTTTTCAAATAATGAACATGGTGCAGACAGTGAAAAC GAAGATGTGGACGTTGGGAATGAGCAAAATAATTTTGAGGAATCGTGGGCCGATAACTTGAGCCAG GAGGGTTCAGATGGTCCCGATGGTGGTGACGACGAAGCAGAGATGGACATTGAGGAGGCTCAATACCAGCAGCGCGTGTTGGAGACACATTGGAAGGTCATGGCTATGACTTTTCGGTCACAAGGGGATGCATATATATTCTACAACAGGCACGCCAAAGAACATGGGTTCAGCATCAGGAGAGAGAAGGTGAAACGAGGGAAGGGTGCTTCAGGAATAATACGGTTCAGGCGGTTTGTCTGCTCTAGGGCAGGGAGAAGGCAGAGGAAATTCATAACCATGGAGGGTCGCACCCGCAGGCTTAGACCCGAGACTCGATGCGAGTGCGGTGCACAGATGGTGCTGAAATTGGACAGGGCACGAGGAGTTTGGTTCGTCGCGTCAttcgtggatgatcacaaccaTGCGATGGCTCGACCCGACGAGGTTCCTTTTTTGTGGTCACACAGACGGATGGAGATGGCACGAGGGCAGAGATACTGGCTATGCAAGGGGCTGGAATCAGGAAGCATATAA